DNA sequence from the Corvus hawaiiensis isolate bCorHaw1 chromosome 6, bCorHaw1.pri.cur, whole genome shotgun sequence genome:
tTGTGCCTGTGCGCCTCTCTTTTCTGATCAGTGCTCACTGCCCTTTCCCCAGGGTAGATGAAACGTGATAAATGTGCAGAATTTGCTTGATTCTCTAGTGGAAAAGTAACCTCTGCCTCTTTCCTGAGGAgagggctgctctgctcctgctgggagagTCTCACCCCTCCCACGGTTGCCATACCCTGTGCCTCCAGCCGGTGTGGGCCCAGGGTGCTCCATCTCTGCTGGTGGCAGAAGGTCATGCACACTGCTGCACCAGTCTGTGCTGGCCTCAGCCTTGTTTTTCCCATGCACAGCACTTTactgctgctggagagaaaTTCCTGCAGGCTTTCTGGGACTTGAAAATGCAGCTGCTACTCAGGGCTTCAGGAGAGGAACTTGGACGGAGCagggtgagctgtgctgtggttaCTATGTCCCTGCTTCCTGCTCTGGTTTCTCGGCACCTCGCACGCGTGGGGCTGTTGTTTTGGCACGGTAACTGTGCTTGCTGTTGGGGCTGCTGACAGAACGCTTACCTGTAGGCACCCACGTATGCTTGGGGCTGTGGTGTGGCTCTCCAGTGcctcaccctgctccagggctgtgcttttctgcaAACACCCGTGGCCTGACCAGTCCCTGCAGTGTGGGGCTGCCCAGTCACTGGCCATTGAGCACTAAGCTGAGTGACACTAGTCTGCTAATGCTGATCTGCTCCCGGAGCATTGGCTGGATGAGGGCCGTGGCTTCCCAGGGCTTAGGTCTGGCAGTCTCAGGGACATCCTTCTTGGTAGCATCGTCCCTGCCCCCATGGGGGATTTACGTCTGAAAGCAGTACCCAGGCTTGCCTGGGTCCTCTGCCTGGAGCACTCTCAGGCAGTCCTGGTGCTCATCCCATGCCCCTCCAAAACTCATGTCTGACCTAGGCCAGGCCCCAGTGCTCGTGACCCATGGGGACCAAACCCTGATGTCCCCAGGCACAGGGCTAGACTGTCAGGTGCTTGCAGTTTTGGTTGTGGGTCCTCAGGGAGGCTGAGCTCCTCTCCTCAGgaaccaaaacaaacaccagAGTTCCTGCCACGTGCGGCCGGGGCTGACTAAGGCCGGACGCTTCCGCCTGCAGTGGTGGCCGGGGCTGTGAGCCACCACCATCGGACTGCACGGCCCGGCCCATTTCCCCCTATTGTCAGCCTCCCCCTCAGCAAACACATCCCCCTGCGCacctgggctgggagaggcacTGACGCCGCCACTGCTCACCATCATGGACAAGGGATGTACTGTTGAGGGCATCTCGGagttggagctgctgcagcacagctctaagGAGTCCTTCAGGGCCCAGGTGCCCAGGCAAGTTGTTTGCAAGCTGTTTCCTTGAGGAGCAGCACTGACCATTCAGGGGTTGCtggtgcagctctgctctgccagcaagGGCACTGGAGAGCCCTGCATTTCTCAGAAGTTGGCAGCGGTCTCCTGAGAAAGAGGCCTGGGTTCCCTGTGCcaagaggctggagctggggaagccCCAGCCAGACCATTCCCGTCCTCACTCTCACTGTGGAGACACAAACTGCAGATGATTGACTTGGTTTATCTCAGTGCTAGCCGTGGACTGGCTCACTGATAGTGGAGCTTAGGAGACTCTCTTAGAAGAGATCACAGGACCAGGGAAAGCAATCAAATGAAACAGCGAGGGTGAGACGGGGGCTCTGGGATGATGGGCAGGTGTGAGGAGCCCAGTGCCTCACATCCTCATGCTGCTTTGACCTCGGGAGTCCCATCATAGTGCAGGACATAGGGAGCTGCTGGCGGGGTTCTTGCCTACAGGGGTCGAACACAAGAGGGTGACGGTGCCAGGCACAGTTTGACCCTTCCCTTGGTAGAAGCCTATAGCTTTGAAGAGACTGACTTCTGTGTCCTAAATAGCACCAGAACAGAAATAATACTCTGAGGATTTCAGAGGTGTTCTCTGAGGGCTTcgggggtgacacaggaggcCCTGGCTACAGTCAGCTTAAGAATGATGCGGGGACAAGTTTTTGTTGGGTTCTTTACATGGGAGATGCCAAAGGTGAGATTTTGCAGGGGATAAGATTCCTGTGAGAGAACTCTGATGCTGAAATTGGgctgttttattaaaaagatgACTTAGAGGGACCTTGCCTGCAATGAGAAAGGTGGGGGTTtgcagcaaagagcagctgctTGCTCTGGGCTCCTTCAGCACTCATGGGCAGCCAGGGGCCCTGCTCTTGCCCCTCACCCAGAAGGTGTAGGACGCATGGAGGTGACCCTGTTCCCAGGTAGGGCTGTGCCACGGCATGCTTGCAGCTGGGAGCCAAGGCTGGCCTTCCCCACCTGGCAGCCAGGGCTCACCTGCAGCAAGGACACATATTTCCCCAcctgcctccttccccagctctgtgagcagggcagggaggtggcacaggCAGGCAGTGGCACATTCGAGGTGATGCTCTCAGTCAGCAGCCACTGCACGGGGCTCCCTGCAGGGGAGACATCTGCTCTTTAAGGAAATGTCTCTATTTGCCTTATGTCCCCGGCTGGTTTCTTGAGCTTCCTCTGTCCCTTGTTCCCAAAGTGTATAActctgcttcccagagctgAGTGGGAGGCAGTGTGAGGGATATGCTGCTGCATTTATAGCATCGACCTCCAGTCCTATcctggcagctggggaaggggagatTTGGCCCCCTGGGAAGGAGCATGGCAGAGAGGAAAGCAAGCAACTGTGGCTCCAGCCAGCTTGATGTTTCTCCCATATGCAGGGAGGATGTTGCTGATCACAGGTTACCGGTGTCCAAATATTATTTCTCTTCTCCTGTCTCTGTTCCATGCTGCCTAGAAAGTGGATGCTCATCCCAGGAATGTAAACTCTGCCCAAGGCCTCTGAGGAAATAGCTTCAGACCAGGAACAGGACTGCACTCGGCAATTAAGGGCTGGTCTCCCCAGCCACACAGCTCCTGGGGGGAGAGCCCTTTGCTCCAGTGCCAGAGGCTGGCCTTGTGTCTGAGAGGTGGCCCCAAGGGACCTTCCTGCAAGGACAGGCATGAAGCCCTGTGTGGTCATGGTCTTTGCAATAACAGGATTCTCTCTGTCCagtgagctggcagcagctgctgctcagggcgGCCTCTGCTCTGGGGTGGGAGGAAATGCTCTCTTCACCCCCATCTCACAGCCATCCCTGGGGAAGTGGGGAGGGGGTCTCCTTGGCCCAGGAGGGTCTGTAGGGTGGCAGAGAGAGAGCACAGGCATGCTCCAGTCACCACATTAAGGATGTTACCTGCTCTTTGCTGCCCAACCAGGAGCAAGAGTATGAACAGGCACTGAACACTGCCACAGCAGCCCCCGGCAGCTGCTGAGtaggtgctgtgctgctgagtgaTGAACTGCAGCACACCCGCTCCgtggtggggctgggatttgtgTGCTTATCTCTGCAGCATCTCCATGCTAATTTGCCATgccttgctccagcagctttgTCACATACTCCGTAGTACCAATACCTAGAAGCTCCTGATagagcccagctcctgctgatgcCTGAGTCACTGTCACTTGCATGGCCCAACGGGGCTGAGGACAGGCAGCTGGCATGTCCTGCATCCCCTGGGGACAGATCCCACAGGGTTGGGAGCAGGCCACTGGCATCCTCATGCCACAGGGACAGACCTCACACAGTGTTGGGTAGGGAAGCCCTGAAGCAGCCTCCTCACACTCCCAGGAGGACAGAAACGTGAATCATGGCACGGACACAGAGCCCGTTATTTCCCTGGGACCTGCCTCCCACGGGGGATCGTGTTGCCTGTTGGCATCTCATCACACCTCCCATAGTTCCATCTTTCCTGGCCTCTGGGGCttaaaaatagaacagaaaaggCCACAGAGCTCCTTTGGGTTGGCAGCAGGGTTTGACCCCAGACctgctgtgccccctccccTTCTGAGCTGCAGACCAGAACGGGGATGCTGTCCTTGAGGCAAGGGGGGCTGGAAACCCTCTGATGGGTGCAACGGCAGGGGCTGATGGAACAGGCACGGGGCAGCTTGAGGGGGAAGGGGGTAGGTGGACAGTCATGGGATGTCTGAGTGGGGGAATCAGTAGGGGAATGGAGAGGATGGGTGGGAAAGGGGCTGTTGTATGGGTGCAGGGGAGCCGAGTGGGCACAGAATGGCTGGATGGGCGTGGGGCAGCGAAAACAGCAAGCCGAGAAGCCCACCACAGCCCCGGTGGTTCCCGCCGGCCGGGGATTCACCGGGCACGGGCCGGTGAATAGAAGCGCCGGGGCAGCCCGATGGAGAAATGGCCGGAGGCGGTGCGGGGGCGCTGGAGGAGGGGGCTCCGCTGTGTCCGGGAGCACCGGCCATccccgcggccgccggggccgggcacCTGCTCCcgccccgcggcggggccggggcggagcAGCGGCGGGGCGGTGGCGGTGAAAtacggcggcggagcggggcgcgCTCCCAtggcccggcggcggcggaggcggcACGGCGGGGCCGGTGGCCCGGCGGCGAGGCGGCATGCCGGGAGCGGCACGTCGGTAGTGGCGGCGCCGAGTCGGTGCCGGGGAGGCGGGAGCGGCGATGCGGCTGCTCGGCGCCTTCCTGCGGTTGCTGGTGGCCGGGACGCTGGGGGCACCGCCCGCCCCGGTGAGAGCCGAGGGGTGGAAGGGGGGTCGGAGCGGGGGTAGCCCGGTCTCCCGGTGCCGCTGCCCGGGGTGGCCGGGACAGCTCCTCCCGGCGCTGGGTGGGGGGCGGCGACAGGTCGCCCTGTGCCGCCCCGCCAGCGCTCgcctttccctccctgcaggcCCTAGAGGAGCGGGGGACTGCCAGCACGGAGTCGCCCGGTGAGTTGGCAGGGGGCGGCTGCCGGTGCCCCGGCTGGGAGGGGGCAGCAACCCAGGGAAGGCTTTGCGCAAGGCCGGGGCGCGCTCGGTAGCACCCGGCGCTGTGTTACCTCCGGAGTCCCGCAGTGACAGCCGGGGAGACAGCGAGGAGCTGTGCCGAGGCTCCGAGCAACCTGATTCCCCCAGCCCGCCTGGCGCATCGGGCACCGCCGCGGGCCGGAGCGGAGCGCAGCCCTATCCCTAGACTGCCGCCCCTCCGGTGCCAGCGTGCGAGGTCCCGGGTGGGAGCACTCcgctccagctctgcctgctggaaAGCCGCAGGGGACGGCTGTCTGGCCGAGGGGGGTTCGAGGAGCGGGTGAGCCCCTTCGCGGCGCGGCAGGGGATGACTAGAGTGCCTGGGCGGGAGACGGAGCTGGCGGATAGAGGGAGAAAGTGCCTATCGGGGTGGCTGTGTGAGCCCCTGAGCAGTGATGTGCACAGTAGGGTGACGGACTTACTGGGAACACAAGGGGGTCCCTTGCGTCTCTGTGCCCTGTGGTGGCTGCGGGACCCCACCGCAGCTGCTGCACCTGCCCCGGCAGCagcccggctgggctctgcctctcTGGGCGCCTCCTTAtagtccctgtccctgtctcttgcagTCCTGACCTTTCGGGAGATCTGGAATCGTAGCTTCTGCCGGCCTCTGGAGCAGCTAGTGGACGTCATTACCGAGTTCCCCAACGAGGTGGAGTACATTTTCAGACCCTCCTGCGTCTCCCTGCAGCGCTGTGGAGGCTGTTGTGGGGACGAGGGTCTCCGCTGCGTCCCCGTGGAGACAAGCACAGTCACCATGCAGGTACGTGCTGCTGCTGCGGGGCCGTGGCTGTGCCAGAGAGGTGGTGGGCTGCTCACCAAGCGCCGGGAAGGTGAACTTGCAGCTTTGCATCCTCTAGATATTGTAGCAGTGTGGCTAGCAAGAGAGAGGAGTCACAACTGCTCAAATGCATGCCAAGCCAGTAGGGTCCCTCTGCCTGCTCTCTCGGCTTGCCCCTGAGGCCAGGTGTCACCCCTGGTGGTACTGGCCTCACTCCCTGCTTCCCGGACTTCCCTCTGTGTGGTCTCTCTTGCTCATTGCTGTCATCTTTCGGACCTTCCCTGtcctgcagaggggctggggggtgtTCCAGTTGCCCACGACTGCCTGCTGGGACAAAGTAGGTACTGCCCTTGAATCAAAGGGAGGAGTGAGGCTCTTCTGTATCAGGTGATGCTTGGGGTGGTGCTGACAGTGAATGCCCCCACGCTGGGGCATGGTGAGTACGAAAGATTGAGCCAACCGTGTTTTCAGTCGCCACTGTGTGAGCTGGGAGATGTGAGGTGGGAGAACCTGGGCCGTTGGACTCTTCCCCATGTTTCAGGCAGCAGTTGTCCTCAcactgcagcccttgcactgaGCTGCCAGGGATCAACTTATTTGATCAATCTGCTGATGCTGCAGGGACCAGGGAAAAGCTCTGCTTTGTCATGGATGATGGACTAGGGAGTGCCTGCAATAAATCACCAGTGATTTTGGTCTCTCCGGAGTTGAAAGTGTGTTGGAAGGCAGGATGGCATTTTCCAAAAGCTCTTGGCTGAGGTGGATTAAAAGCCTGGCATGAACAGGAGGCAGCTCCCCAAGCACAGGTCTCCCTGTATGGGAGGGATCCTGCTGCTGTGTACAGGGTGGCAATGCCAGACACTTCTGCAGGGGCTAGTGTGGATCACCAACGATGAACATACTCTGTAAGGCCTTTgaatgtccaacctgaacttcAGGCTGGGCTGTGGAGTGACATGTGACAGGGCAAATCCTGTACCCCTGGACTGGGGAGGCACTGAGGTACTGACTCCAGTCAATTCCAACTCAGTGCTGTAGAAAAGGGATCCAGGAGGAGGCATCAGCAATGGGATTGGTCTGGAAAATATGACTGGGGGGATATTTCTGTCAGAGAAGGGAGATGTGCAAAGGGGTCAAATATGTGAAAGCTCTCCAGAAAGGCAGAGgctgaaaaatcttttctaaGGCTGGGAAATCCCAAGACCATGGGACTTAAATTAAAGCCCTGAAGACATGGGGCAGCACCAGCCGGGGCAGCTGGGCCTGGCCAGTGCTGCCTACGTGTGGAGGTGGAATCTCTGTTGTTGGAGGTCCTGAGGAACAGGTTAGACATGCGTCTTCCCAAGAGGCTGGGGTGGCAAGGCAGTGGCGCAGGAGCCCTTccagccccctcctgctgctgcctgggaagtAACCTTTGCTCCTCTTTCAGCTCCTGAAGATAAAGCCAAACGGGGAGGCACCCTATGTGGAGATGGCGTTCACCGAGCACAAGCAGTGCGAGTGCAGGTAGGGACTCCTGGGCTCCAGCAAGAGTAACCCTGCCAGATCACCCTGTGTGTGGAACAGGGATGCCCTGTAGGCACCCTGACTGTGCTGGGACCCCTTCTTGCTGTCTTTGCACTAAGGTTTGCTGGTGCTTATAACCTTTGTTCAGCTGGAGGCTGCACCACATCTGTACCTCCTCCCCACAGCCAAGGGATTGTGTGGCATTGTGAAGACGGGTCAGGCACCATGCACcatctgcagggctgtgctccccatccctgcagctgccttggCATGCCTGGCATATGCCAGGCATATATCTGCCTGTGGGTAGTGAAGGAAGGCTGGTGGCTCTGAGGCAGGTGTTTGGTGTGTGACAGCATGTCCAAGGTGGTGGCTCAGTGGGGATCTCCGTGGCTTAGCATGCCTGAGTGTGACTGTGGCCCGAAGAGAAAGCTTGACAGCTGGGTCTTGGGCAACCATTTAAGGGAAGATGCCCCATAAAGACCTGGGAAGCAGAGGTTTACATCCAAGCCAACAAATGAAAGCTTAAAACATGCAGTGCCAACCTGGCCCGGATACGCAGAGCTGGCCTGGAACGGATGTCCAGCACCAACCTGCCACAGACTTCTAGCACCTAGTCAGCCCCTTGGGGTGCTCACCATGTCCCAAAAGTGGTGAATGCCTGCGCAAGATGGGGcctgtgcagtgctgtgggagcaggactgcaatgctgtgggagcagctccagtgctgcctgcagctggtccTTGCAGTAGACTCCAGCATTGCCTGCATGAGGGGTCCTGGTAATCACTCTTCGTCATGGTGCAAGGGTGATTTAGTATTGCGAAAACTGGGGGATGAgtgtgctgctgggcagccaGTAGACATGATCCTTGCCTGGAAGAAGATCCTGAGGATCCCTGGATTGGTATTCCCCTGCAGCTGTATGAGCAGCTGTACTGGAGCAGACCCAGCTCCACACTGTCTCTGTCTGGAGCATCTGTCAGTGGATGCAGAAGGGGGAGTGGGAAGAAGCAGATGTGTTACTTGcctccttctctgcttccagctATTTTCCACGCAGGGAATTTCCTAATCGTTTTGTGGTTTCCCTACCTACGGTAACTCCCAGGGGATCTCCAATGAGCATGTGTGCAGGCTGCCTTCTGCAGTAGTTTTTGGCTTCTTTCTAAACCGCTTTCCACACCTGTACATCGCTCGCTTTTGTAGTTTAGTGCAGGCGTGGTAATGTCCTGGCTGTGACCCCTACGGGGGGGGTGTGTCATGGCTGAGAGCCACTGCTGAGACTTTGCAGCAGATCCCCCATGTTTGTTACCCAGGATGTTGCATCTTGTTTAATTACAAGCTCTGTCACAGAGAGCAGCTAAGACTGAACTTGCCCTCCCCAGCCTCATTGACAAAATGCCATATCCCCAGGGTTGTCACCCAAGCTGACCAGCCCCTTTACTgtctctgccttctctcagcctGCTGCAATCAGCTCCTGACTGAGGGGTTGATAAGGTCAAGAGAAAAGATATTGGGTCTGTTTTAGACGTGAATGATAACAGGTAGATTGGGCTGTGCACTGGGGCGTGTTAATGGACCACCTCCTGCAGCTCAACATGCAGCACTGCCCAATAACCACTTCACTCTGTCTTTTTCCCACTCTGCAGGCCTCGGCAGGACCTGATGAGGTTGGGAAGGTAAGTGAAATCAGGGGCATTGTTACTGACTGGGATTGTGGGTCTCATCTCCCACACATCAGCACTTCTTGTGGTACTTTCCTTTTGAAGGAGGAGGTCCAAGGGCCGAGGTAAGAGAAGACAAGACAAGAAGGAACGGAAAGACTGTGAACTGTAAGTGAGCAGGGGCAGGTATGGGTGGTGTCTTCTGGGTTAATTTCCTGGGGATGAGAGTCTTCATTAAGCATTTAGATCTTTACTGACACTGTAAGAAGTGAAGGGTTTGTGCAGAGCAGACACAGAAGAAAGCAGGAGGGGACAGTGGGTGGCTGTGGGGAAACACACCTTTTACTGAAGACTCAGTAGGTACTTGGTAGTCTCCAGGCTCAGCAGCTCAAAGCTGGGCAGaatggggatggatgggctggaTGACTTGATGGTGCTTAGCTCTATTGCCATCACAGACCATGCTGGGTTTCCTGGATCCATGAATTTCCAGTTTCAGCCTCCTCTTGCTGCCAGCTGCTGTCCTTACTGCTGTCCTTGACTGATTGTTGTTTCGGTTACTCTACTCCTTCCGTCCTTTATCTCACTTTCTCAAACTGCTTGCTGTAACAGCACAGGCTGGACTCATTGTGGGCACTTTTGAGGTATGACACCTGTGGCTAGCACTTTCCTCCTAGCATTTCCCTCTTTTGTCTGGAGCCTGCTGTAGGGGGCTCAGCCTGCACCAGCCCCACCGCCCTCACTACTCCCCATGAAGAGGCTGCCTGCAGTCCCTGCCCCTGCAGTTCCGTGTCAGAGGGACCAGGCACAAAGAAGGGGAtccagggcagggcaggtgaGCCTGGAGGTCCAAGTGTCCCTTCCATCCTGGCAGTGCTCACCCCGTGCCATGCTCTCTTTGCAGATGTGGCACACCACGCAGGTAGCCTCTGCCTTGCCCCCAGCCTCGCTCCCGCCACCTGGGTTTGAGCCAGCTGCCTTTCCCCCAACATAGGGGACTTGTGGAGTCATGTCCCTCCAAGCTGCAGTGGGGAGCAGGACTCCGGCACGGAAGAGCTGACTGTACTCTTGGTTGGCCCTGGTGGGAACACAGCCTGGAACCAAGGACTCCCTTGCCCCATCTGCCCCACTGGCACCAAGAAAAAGGGACTCGTGACCAGGCCTGGGGCTGAAGATGAGGAGCTCAAGCAGTGTGTTGGTGTTTGAGGACATACTGGGGGCAGTGAGGAGCAGAGCGGGTGGATGTGCTGCTGGAACCGGCTGGGGAGGACAGAATGATGTGGGAGTAGAGATGGCTCACAGGGCTGCACCTGCAAAACCTCTCTGTCCTGCCAGcactctgcagctggggaggaaggaaatcTGGGGCAGGCAAGGCTGTAGGGCTGCATCCGTCCCAGCTTTGGCAcagggcagcccaggcaggTGCCAGGGAGCTTGCCTGGGAAGCTATTCTGGTGGGGAACAGAAGGGAACTGGGCTCCTCGTGTATTCACAGCCACATCCCAGCTTTGCCCTGCTCAATAAAAGCTGGTCAGACatgggagctggcagctcctgtcTGCTTTCCAGCAACTGCAGGCAGGTAACTTCCCCATGGGCACCGACTCAGGCTGGAGGAGGGCAGTGACCCAGAGCATGTTCCCATCACCTATCCTCCAGCACCCAAGGGACTGGCCTTGGTGTGATGCTGGAGATGGGCAACCAGCAGGttgctccctgggctgggggctATCCATGTGCTGGAGGTCAGGTGGGTACTGGGAGATCCTTGGGGGAACTGCCCTTCCCCTCCGCACCACAGTGTGGGACTGGTACCTCTCCCTGTTCACCATCCCCATCCTGTTCTCACCCCAGTCCAAATGTCTGGCTCAGTGTCCTGTCCTCCCTGGCAGGGCTGATGCAAAGTTTAGGGCAGTGGAGGGTAGGCTGCCCATGGGCCTTCCCACTCAGGAAATGCCCCACCAGGGGTCATTTACCTGACATCGGGACAGGCTGGCCTGGGGCTCCCATCCCTTACTGGGAATACCCTCAGGGTATAAGGAGCTGGTGCTCTCATCAAGGTGGCTGTGGGTACTGCTGTTTCCTGCTTTCCTCACTCAGCCAACTCTCTGCCCGGGTCCAGGGGGAAGCCACGGCCCCCATTTTTCCATGCTTTAAGCACTTCTCCAGGACTCTTCCTGTcctcctcatcctgctgcaGGGGGTCTGGGGCTGCCTGCAAAATGCATCCCATGCTGGTCTGTGCAAGCCATATCCTGGAGCAGTGTGTATAGCTGGAAACCCTAGGGTAGAGTTGGGCACCCACATGTTTGTGGGGCACCCCTGGCACTGGGTTAAAACAAAATCAAGGGTCATTCTTGAAAGCTTCAAACAAAAGACTGAAGGGCAAGATCTGCAAATGCCTCAAGGTTACCCTTAAATGATGGAACCTGTGGTTTATTCTGCTCTGAGGAACAAGGTGGAGCCTAACGTAGCAGGAGCTGGGGTCCGAGGCGGCTCCTTCCCACATCCAACAGGGCTGCCTGTAACAGGGGTTACATTGCAACTCTCTAAGCCATAATGCTGGTGTTGCCTGAGGCTGGCACAAGGAGATGGGCACAGGGCAGATCCCTGTCAGGGAGAGCTGGCGGTGGGTGTTGAGGTGATGTGAACCTCCATACTGCCACCATGTAGCAGGGAATGGACCAGGTGACTTGCACCTGTGCAGCTGGGCATATCCTTCAGGAGCTTGCTGGATCCCTTTTGGATCCCATTTCCAGTTCTGGCATCCACAGTATCCTGGAGCACAGCCTACATGGGCTTTGCCTTGAAAATGGCCCATGAAGTTCCTCCTTCACTACCTCATGGATGAGGGGAACTCGCTGCTCCCCTTCCCACATCACTCAGAGTCTGTGTGGAACATGTGGTGTCCTGTCCTGGTCCACACAGGCTTTCCCTATCACTGTGTGTCATTTCTGCCTGGCTGGTTGTGCTCTGAGGCCAAGGAGAACCATGTGCAGCACTTGAGGATGTATGTGATGGTTTCTGCATTGTTTTTAATACCCCAGTAGTGTTAAACCTTTAAAAAAGGACGTTACATAAATCCAAGTATGTTAATTAATAAAAGTAAGTTTATCAAGACTGATGATTAGGATTAAACCAAATTCAAACACACGAACACACAGTGGCTTTTCCAAACAATTCCTGGTGTCTGGTGTCTGGTGTCATCTCTTTGGTGGCTGCCTGGCACTGAGATattccaggcagctctgcccatCAGATGTGGCAGGGCCAGGCATCTGCCTTGCACAGCCCCCCTCTGTTGCTTCTTGCCCTGCATCACCCAAGCCGCCTGGGTAGTGTGTGTGGCTTTGTCCCCTGCTCCTCTTGTGGCATGGGGTGTtggacagcaggaatgtgggtgctgggagggaTGTGGCTGTCCCACTGCAGCAGTGATGAGCAGAATAgttggggcagggcaggagcaggggaaagTATCACACAAGAGGTTTGGGAGCTGCATCTCCAGCTGTCAGGGCTCCCTCCAGCTCCACGGAGGTAAAAGGAACCCAGTGAGCCCTAGCATGAAGTTACCATGACTACTGCAGGCATCACATGCCCAACCGAAGTGTTAACTCCATTCCCTATCCCTGCCAGAGGGGAGAGTGGCAGGGACTTGAGCAGGACATCACACCCAATGGAGGTATGAGAGTGGGGACTGCTGCTCTGaaggggagagcagggctccTGGCTTCAAGGCTTGTGTCTAACACCCATGTTTCCTCTCAAGGGGACCAACCACTGTCCCcactgcctg
Encoded proteins:
- the PGF gene encoding placenta growth factor isoform X1; this encodes MRLLGAFLRLLVAGTLGAPPAPALEERGTASTESPVLTFREIWNRSFCRPLEQLVDVITEFPNEVEYIFRPSCVSLQRCGGCCGDEGLRCVPVETSTVTMQLLKIKPNGEAPYVEMAFTEHKQCECRPRQDLMRLGRRRSKGRGKRRQDKKERKDCELCGTPRR
- the PGF gene encoding placenta growth factor isoform X2, whose protein sequence is MRLLGAFLRLLVAGTLGAPPAPALEERGTASTESPVLTFREIWNRSFCRPLEQLVDVITEFPNEVEYIFRPSCVSLQRCGGCCGDEGLRCVPVETSTVTMQLLKIKPNGEAPYVEMAFTEHKQCECRPRQDLMRLGRRRSKGRDVAHHAGSLCLAPSLAPATWV